The genomic interval TTTCTTTCCAATTTTATTTATGTATTTATGAGTCAGATAATTCTTATTTGCATCTCCAAGAAAAGAATAGCTTTATAGCCTATTTTCATAAAAAATAGTGCAGTGATTTTCTTGTAATGTTTTGTGAACATACTTAAACCGAAAATAAAATAATCAAAAAACAGACCACACATACTAAGCAGTATAATGGTCTGTTTTCTATGAAATAAATTAGTGAACTGTCTTAACTTCTAATCCTATTTCTTTAAGTTTTTTATTGATAAGCTCTATATGCTCTTTTCCACTAGTTTCAATGGTTGCTTCAAGTTTTACATTCGTTAATCTATCATAAGTAACATATCTATTATGTTCAAACTTTATAACATTTGCATTTAAATCTGATAAAATTTTGGATATTTTATTTAATTCACCAGGTGTATTAGGTAATTCCACTGAAAAACAGTAAATTCTACCTCTTGTTACTAGGCCCCTATTTATAAGTGTAGATATCGTAAGCACATCTATATTACCTCCACTGATGACACAAGCTATTTTTTTATTTTTTACATTTAGTTTCTTTGATGCTGCTAAAGATAACACACCAGCATTCTCGCCAACCATTTTATGATTTTCAAGTAGTAATAAGAAAGCTTCCATGATTTCGTATTCTGAAATGGTTATTATATCATCAACATATTTTTTTACTATTGAAAAAGGTATATCACCAGGTCTTTTTACAGCAACTCCATCAGCTATTGTTTTCACAGAATCAAGTTCTATAAGTTTACCGTTTTCTATAGATTTTTTCATAGCCATTGCACCAATAGGTTCTACACCTATAACTTTTATTGAAGGTTTTATGTGTTTTACAGCAGTAGCGATACCACTTATTAGACCACCACCTCCAATTGGAACTAATACATAATCTATATCTTTATTTTCTTCTAATATTTCTATACCAATTGTTCCTTGACCAGCAATTATATCCAGGTCATTAAAAGGATGTATAAACGTATATCCTTCTTGTTCTTCTAATTGTCTTGCTTTAGCATAAGCTTCATCATAGCATTCTCCTTCGAGAATTATATCTGCACCTAATTTTTTAGTGGATTCAACTTTTATTATAGGTGTAGATTTCGGCATTACAATTGTTGCTTTAGCACCTAGTTTTTTAGCTGCATAAGCAACGCCTTGTGCATGATTACCTGCGGATGAAGCAATGAGTCCTTTTTGTCGTTCTTCATCTGAAAGTTTACTAATTTTATTATAAGCTCCACGTAATTTATAGGCACCTGTAAGTTGAAGATTTTCAGGTTTAATATATACTTCATTATTACATTCATTACTAAATACTTGACTATATATTAAATTAGTTTTCTTTGTAACATCATTTAATCTTTCCTTAGCTTTTTGGATTTCATTGAAATTCAACATAGATGATACCTCCTTTAATTGTCATGGTTAGATTGTGATAAAAAACTCATCCTTTATTACAAGGACGAGTTTTTATTAGTCATACCATTTTACTTTCGCGAAAATGGTTGAACTATATTTCAGTTTTAAATAAATTTATAATTAACATTATAAAACACGTATTAATTATATAATAATATTGCATGATATTAGCTTAAAACTGATTGATGTTATAATAAAGCCTTCTAGTCAATATAATTATGTCATTAAAAATATTTTATCAAGGGTTTCGTCTATTGTCAATGATGCAATAAATTGTTAAAGTTACATATAGTTCTTAAATTGTATATACTGTAAATTAGAAAATTAGCGAAATTAATAAAATCATGTACATTATGCTCATAAATAAGGGTATTTACAACTTGAGAAGTATTAAAAATATAATATTTTATAAGTATTATAAAAAAAATAAAAAAATTTTTTTGATGATTTACGCAATAGAGCATGTAAACTAAAAATCGACAAAAGTAGTTAAAGGAATATTGTGATATTAGCCTAATAATTATATTGTAGAGTTATTTTTATATTTGGAAAAAATGATAGTTTCATTGATTCTAAGTGAAGATTATTACACTATTTGAATTAATAAGATTGTAGATTTTAAAACTGATACTGAGTTAGGTATAAATAATCTGAAAGGAGTGGAATTATAATAAACGGTTTTTTAGTTAATTAAATTTTAGTTATAGTATAGGACAAGTAATTAAATAAGATGAAGTATCAGATATCATGAAGTATTTAAGATTTTTTACTAGGTTATAAAAAGTAACGTATAGAAGGTAAAAAATAATAGTGATAGTATTTTGGGGATTAGTAAACAAAATATATTATTTCGATTAAAAGTCGGTTGGGAATTTTATGTTCTAGTGAAGCAAATAATGATAGTATTTTTAAAACTAATTCAAAAGCAATAAGGTATAATTAGCTATAACCAAAAAAGTAATGAAGTAAAGATTAAACTCTTTACATTTTATAATCTATTGGAAATTAGATTAAAATCTACCTTTAATCTTTCTTAGTAGTTTGTTCTCTAAATGAAATGAAAAAAAATTTGAGAGGTGATTAAAATTAAAGCAGTATGTATTATTGGAAGTCCGAGAAATAATGGTAGTACAGCTTTAGTAGTAGATAAAATTATTAAAGGCATGGAAGAAGCAGGGGTTGTAGTTAGAAGATATGTTTTAGGATATTTAAATATTAATTATTGTGAAGGTTGCAACTATTGTTATAGCATGAGAAAATGTAAACAACATGATGATATGAACGCTATTTTTGAAGATTTATTAGAATCAGATGTAGTTTTAGTTGCATCACCATCATATTGGGGCGATGTTACTGGACAGTTAAAAGTATTTTTTGATAGAAGTACGCCATATTGTGATACAGGAGAAGGTGGAAATATTGTTCCAGAAGGAAAGTATGGAATTTCTGTAGCTATCAGAGCAGGTCAAAGAAAAAATGAAACTAATCATATTATAGATACTATTGAGCATTATTTTGGACATTTAAACATAAAACCGATAGAAAGATTTACTATGGAAAATATACATGATTTAGGTAATTTTGAAGGAAGAGAAGATGAATTGAAACAAGCATATGCTATTGGTTTCAATATAAAAAAAGCTATCGAAAGAAATATGATAAAAGGTAAAATAATCTAAGGTTTAAATTATTAAAATGATATTCAAGTAGAAACGACAATAGTCAATAATCTACTATTTTACTTATAACACACAGGAAATTATAAACTTATCAAAATTGCGGATAAATATAATTTCAAGACTTTTTTACTCGAAATAATATTGTTTTTTATCTAGTATTAAATATAACTTTTAATCCCACTTTATATAACTGTTAATTCCATTATTTTATATTCTTATGATGGATGACATAGTAGATTCAAAAATTTATAATTTCTATAAATCCTTCTTTAATTTGAAGGATTTATTTTTGTGCGCCTAGCATGGACATAATCTATAGGGAGAAAGTCCTGAACACAGGTGTTAGCCAAGAGCAAGGGTGTCCATTGTGAGGTGGAATCTGAAGGAAGCTGGAGGCAAATTTTCGGTCTGAGGAACACGAATCACATATGAGGCTGAATATAGTTGGATGAGTTTGCATAACAAAACTAAGTCCGTATCACCCGAAAGTTATTACAGTAAATGTGGCAGATATATGGAATGCAAGATTATGTTCTTACCTAGGGAGGTCTGATAGATATGTTACAACAGATTAAATATTTGAATGATAACCTATACAGAGATGTATAGCTGAACTATCAGAAGTCAGCAGATGTCATAGTACCATTTAATGATATATAAATGGGAAGGACTGAACATTAGGGAGGTGATTAAGAAATGGTAT from Abyssisolibacter fermentans carries:
- the ilvA gene encoding threonine ammonia-lyase; this encodes MLNFNEIQKAKERLNDVTKKTNLIYSQVFSNECNNEVYIKPENLQLTGAYKLRGAYNKISKLSDEERQKGLIASSAGNHAQGVAYAAKKLGAKATIVMPKSTPIIKVESTKKLGADIILEGECYDEAYAKARQLEEQEGYTFIHPFNDLDIIAGQGTIGIEILEENKDIDYVLVPIGGGGLISGIATAVKHIKPSIKVIGVEPIGAMAMKKSIENGKLIELDSVKTIADGVAVKRPGDIPFSIVKKYVDDIITISEYEIMEAFLLLLENHKMVGENAGVLSLAASKKLNVKNKKIACVISGGNIDVLTISTLINRGLVTRGRIYCFSVELPNTPGELNKISKILSDLNANVIKFEHNRYVTYDRLTNVKLEATIETSGKEHIELINKKLKEIGLEVKTVH
- a CDS encoding flavodoxin family protein, producing MIKIKAVCIIGSPRNNGSTALVVDKIIKGMEEAGVVVRRYVLGYLNINYCEGCNYCYSMRKCKQHDDMNAIFEDLLESDVVLVASPSYWGDVTGQLKVFFDRSTPYCDTGEGGNIVPEGKYGISVAIRAGQRKNETNHIIDTIEHYFGHLNIKPIERFTMENIHDLGNFEGREDELKQAYAIGFNIKKAIERNMIKGKII